In Nycticebus coucang isolate mNycCou1 chromosome 9, mNycCou1.pri, whole genome shotgun sequence, the following are encoded in one genomic region:
- the ADGRF1 gene encoding adhesion G-protein coupled receptor F1 isoform X5, whose product MTIIRAKATTHCSSLNGVLRCACEDGYTWFPPSCLDPQNCFFHMAGSLSSCECQLNNLSQSVNFCERTKVWGTFKINERFINDLLNLSSAVYYKYITGIEMQLKKAYKRIQGFESVQVTQFRHFRDGSIMVGYEIVGSSSTSKLLSALQQVAQDAKAALHQLFALEDSSFRVFEKALCNSVIFGFGSMDDEYTLPCSTGYTGQITAKCQSSGWQVTRETCVLPQLEELEKNFGVMASSATEAAVSSLVQNLSVILQKNPSTTAGNLASVVSILGSVSSLSLASHFRVSSSTMEDVINIADHILNSASVANWTVLLQEGKPASSQLLKILENISILVPPTVLPLNFSRKFINWEGIPANKNQLKKGYTYQIEMSSPNTSIPIRGHVLIGSDQFQGSLPETIISMASLTLGNILPTTRNARAQVNGPVLSTVIQNYFIKEIFLTFSKMESNLSQPQCVFWDFRRLQWNDAGCHLVSETSDSVTCGCTHLTSFSMLMSPSVPPPVVPVLKWITYMGLGISIGSLFLCLVIEALFWKQIKKSQTSHTHHICLVNAALSLLIADVWFIVADTVGTTVNPSGVCTAAVFFTHFFYLSLFFWMLLLGILLAYRIVLVFHYVALPLMLASGLCLGYGCPLIISVITIAITQPTNSYKRQDVCWLNWSKGSKPLLAFVVPALTIVAVNLVVVLLVLRKLWRPAVGERLNQDDKATAIRMGKSLLILTPLLGLTWGFGIGTMVDSQNLGWHVIFALLNAFQGFFILCFGILLDSKLRQLLFNKLSPLNSWKQRTKQNSDLSPKPKFSKPFNPLQNKGNYVLSHTGPSSKDVMLTQFSSTE is encoded by the exons ATGACAATTATCAGAGCCAAGGCTACCACAC ACTGCAGCAGCCTGAACGGAGTCCTGCGGTGTGCCTGTGAAGACGGCTATACCTGGTTCCCCCCCTCCTGCCTTGATCCCCAGAACTGCTTCTTCCACATGGCTGGATCACTCTCAAGTTGTGAATGTCAACTCAACAATCTCAGCCAGAGTGtcaatttctgtgaaagaacaa AAGTCTGGGGCACGTTCAAAATTAATGAAAGATTTATAAATGACCTTTTAAATCTATCTTCCGCTGTGTACTACAAATATATCACTGGAATTGAAATGCAA CTTAAAAAAGCATACAAAAGAATTCAAGGTTTTGAGTCGGTTCAGGTCACCCAATTTCG TCATTTCAGAGATGGAAGCATCATGGTGGGGTATGAAATTGTTGGTTCCAGCAGCACATCTAAGTTGCTGTCAGCTCTTCAACAGGTGGCCCAGGACGCTAAAGCAGCCCTTCACCAGCTGTTTGCACTAGAAGACAGCTCTTTCAGAGTGTTTGAAAAAG CCCTGTGTAACAGCGTTATATTTGGATTTGGGTCCATGGATGATGAATATACCCTTCCCTGCAGCACTGGCTACACCGGACAGATCACAGCCAAGTGCCAGTCCTCTGGGTGGCAGGTCACCAGGGAGACTTGTGTGCTTCCTCAGCTGGAGGAACTGGAGAAG aatttcgGTGTGATGGCAAGCAGTGCAACTGAGGCAGCTGTGTCCTCCTTGGTGCAAAATCTTTCAGTCATCCTTCAGAAAAACCCATCAACCACAGCTGGGAATCTGGCTTCTGTGGTGTCCATTCTGGGCAGTGTTTCATCCCTGTCACTGGCAAGCCATTTCAGGGTGTCCAGTTCAACAATGGAG GATGTCATCAATATAGCTGACCACATCCTTAATTCTGCCTCCGTGGCCAACTGGACGGTCTTACTGCAGGAAGGAAAGCCCGCCAGCTCACAGTTGCTAAAGATCTTGGAAAACATCAGCATTCTGGTGCCTCCAACAGTTTTGCCTCTGAATTTTTCTCGGAAATTTATTAACTGGGAAGGGATTCCAGCGAACAAAAACCAACTCAAAAAGGGTTACACCTATCAGATTGAAATGTCCTCCCCCAATACTTCCATTCCCATCAGAGGCCATGTGTTAATTGGGTCAGACCAATTTCAGGGATCCCTTCCCGAAACCATCATCAGCATGGCCTCATTGACCCTGGGGAACATTTTACCCACTACCAGAAATGCCAGGGCTCAAGTCAATGGGCCTGTGTTATCTACCGTTATTCAAAACTATTTCATAAAGgaaatttttctgactttttccaAGATGGAGTCAAATCtgagccagcctcagtgtgtgtttTGGGATTTCAGGCGTTTGCAGTGGAACGATGCTGGCTGCCACCTGGTGAGTGAAACTTCAGACAGTGTGACATGCGGATGTACTCACCTGACCTCCTTCTCCATGCTGATGTCACCCTCTGTCCCCCCTCCTGTTGTCCCTGTTTTAAAATGGATCACCTACATGGGACTAGGCATCTCCATCGGAAGTCTCTTCTTGTGCCTGGTCATCGAGGCTCTATTTTGGAAGCAGATTAAGAAAAGCCAAACTTCCCACACACATCATATTTGCTTGGTGAACGCCGCCCTGTCCCTCCTGATTGCTGACGTCTGGTTTATTGTTGCGGACACGGTGGGCACCACAGTGAACCCCTCTGGAGTCTGCACAGCTGCGGTGTTCTTCACTCACTTTTTCTACCtctctttgttcttctggatGCTCCTGCTCGGCATTCTGCTGGCCTACCGGATCGTCCTTGTCTTTCATTACGTGGCCCTGCCTCTGATGCTGGCTAGTGGGCTCTGCCTGGGCTATGGATGCCCCCTCATTATATCTGTCATCACCATCGCTATCACACAGCCTACCAATAGCTACAAAAGGCAAGACGTGTGCTGGCTGAACTGGTCCAAGGGAAGCAAACCTCTCTTGGCATTTGTTGTCCCCGCACTGACTATTGTGGCTGTGAATCTGGTCGTGGTGCTGCTCGTTCTCAGGAAGCTCTGGAGGCCAGCTGTTGGAGAAAGACTGAATCAGGATGACAAGGCCACTGCCATCCGCATGGGGAAGAGCCTCCTCATCTTGACCCCTCTGCTAGGGCTCACCTGGGGTTTTGGTATAGGAACAATGGTGGACAGCCAGAACCTGGGTTGGCATGTAATTTTTGCTTTGCTCAATGCATTCCAG ggttttttcATCTTATGTTTTGGAATACTCTTGGATAGTAAG